In Grus americana isolate bGruAme1 chromosome 19, bGruAme1.mat, whole genome shotgun sequence, the following are encoded in one genomic region:
- the DHX33 gene encoding ATP-dependent RNA helicase DHX33 isoform X2 — MLLREAIGDPMLRKYSVVILDEAHERTIHTDVLFGVVKAAQKKRKELGKLPLKVIVMSATMDVDQFSQYFNGAPVLYLEGRQHPIQIFYTKQPQSDYLQAALVTVFQIHQEAPSSQDILVFLTGQEEIEAMTKTCRDIAKHLPDGSQKMVVMPLYASLPYSQQLRVFQAAPKHCRKVILSTNIAETSITIAGIKYVVDTGMVKAKKYSPEIGLEVLAVQRVSKAQAWQRTGRAGREDSGICYRLYTEDEFEKFDKMTIPEIQRCNLASVMLQLLALRIPNVLTFDFMSKPSPDAIQAAIEQLDLLGAVERKEDQLVLTPLGRKMAAFPLDPKLSKTILLSPKFHCTEEILTIVSLLSVDSVLYSPPARRDEVQSVRKKFISSEGDHLTLLSVYRAFKNVSGSKEWCKENFVNSRNMMLVSDVRAQLRDICVKLSIPIESSRSDTGNIRRCLAHSFFMNAAELQPDGTYSTVDSHQLVAIHPSSVLFHCKPACVVYNGLLHTNKCYMRDLCVVDADWLYDAAPDYFRRKLRTAKN, encoded by the exons ATGCTGCTTCGCGAAGCTATTGGGGATCCAATGCTGCGGAAGTACAGTGTTGTCATCCTGGATGAGGCCCATGAGAGGACGATCCATACTGATGTACTCTTTGGAGTGGTGAAAGCTGCACAAAAGAAACGAAAGGAACTGGGCAAACTGCCACTGAAA GTGATCGTCATGTCAGCAACAATGGATGTTGACCAGTTCTCCCAGTACTTCAATGGAGCTCCTGTGCTCTATTTAGAAGGCAGGCAGCATCCCATTCAGATCTTTTACACCAAACAGCCTCAGAGTGATTACCTCCAAGCAGCACTGGTGACAGTCTTCCAAATCCACCAG GAAGCACCCTCTTCTCAGGACATCTTGGTGTTTCTGACTGGTCAGGAAGAAATTGAAGCAATGACCAAAACTTGTCGGGACATTGCCAAGCATCTCCCTGATGGCAGCCAAAAGATGGTGGTGATGCCGCTTTATGCTTCTCTGCCCTATTCTCAACAACTCCGCGTTTTTCAGGCTGCCCCCAAG CATTGTCGCAAAGTGATCCTCTCCACCAACATCGCAGAAACCTCTATCACCATTGCGGGAATAAAATACGTTGTGGACACAGGCATGGTCAAAGCAAAGAAGTACAGCCCTG AAATTGGTCTGGAAGTGTTGGCAGTCCAGCGGGTGTCAAAGGCCCAGGCTTGGCAACGAACAGGGAGAGCAGGGCGAGAGGACAGTGGGATCTGTTACCGGCTCTACACAGAGGATGAGTTTGAGAAGTTTGACAAAATGACAATACCCGAGATACAGAG GTGTAACCTGGCCAGCGTGATGCTTCAGCTCCTGGCCCTGAGAATTCCCAATGTGCTCACCTTTGACTTCATGTCCAAGCCATCTCCTG ATGCTATTCAAGCAGCGATTGAGCAACTGGACCTCCTGGGAGCTGTGGAACGAAAGGAAGATCAGCTTGTCCTAACCCCTCTGGGAAGGAAGATGGCAGCCTTTCCACTGGACCCAAAGTTGTCTAAA ACCATCCTCCTGTCCCCCAAGTTCCACTGCACAGAAGAGATCCTGACCATTGTGTCGCTGTTATCAGTGGACAGTGTCCTCTACAGTCCCCCTGCCCGGCGAGATGAAGTGCAATCCGTCAGGAAGAAATTCATCTCCAGTGAGGGGGATCATCTTACCCTGCTCAGTGTGTACAGGGCCTTCAAAAATGTCAGCGGCAGCAAG GAATGGTGCAAGGAGAACTTTGTCAACAGCAGGAACATGATGCTTGTGTCAGATGTCAGAGCTCAGCTTAGGGACATTTGTGTGAAG CTATCGATCCCAATCGAGTCCTCCCGCTCGGACACTGGAAACATCCGCCGCTGCCTGGCTCACAGCTTCTTCATGAACGCTGCGGAGCTGCAGCCGGACGGCACCTACAGCACCGTGGACTCTCACCAGTTGGTGGCCATCCACCCCTCCTCCGTGCTCTTCCACTGCAAGCCCGCCTGTGTGGTTTACAACGGGCTGCTTCACACCAACAAGTGCTACATGCGGGACCTGTGCGTGGTGGATGCAGACTGGCTGTACGATGCAGCACCTGACTATTTCCGCAGGAAACTCCGAACGGCCAAGAATTGA
- the NUP88 gene encoding nuclear pore complex protein Nup88, with translation MAAECGPAEQWRAALPQHAVLSRLRERAPAPAARPPLIRNLLFGLDGDLFLWDGERSALHTIALRRLGGPDSAGLSRYQTLMCINPPLFEVYQTLLSPTQHHVALIGTKGLMVLQLPKRWGKNSEFEGGKSTVNCSTIPIAERFFTSSTSLTLKHAAWYPCETLEPHIVLLTSDNTVRFYSLKLPQTPIKVIALSDTEEETLTIKKGRAYTASLGETAVAFDFGPLVPVPKNILGQRGSEEVLAYPLYILYENGETFLTYISLLQSTGSLGRLLGPLPMHPAAEDNYGYDACAILCLPCVPNILVIATESGMLYHCVVLDGEEDDEQSEKSWDPRSDLIPSLYVFECVELELALKLASGDEEEPLESDFSCPIKLHRDPKCPSRYHCTHEAGVHSVGLTWINKLHKFLGSDEEDKDSLQELGAEQKCFVEHILCTKPLPCRQPAPIRGFWIVSDILGPTMICITNTYECITRPLLSTVHPASPPLLCTREDKDVAVSPLRILAESQHSFEKHIRSILQRSSANPLLLKSADKDAAPPPEECLQLLSRATQVFREEYILKQDLAKEEIQQRVKLLWGQKKKQLEDLSYCREERKSLREMAERLADKYEEAKEKQEDIMNRMKKVLRSFHSQLPVLSDSEKDMKKELQTIHDQLQHLSNAIRQVKMKKEYQQKKMEKGTSPQKPSITLSAYQSKCIQTVLKEEGEHIREMVKQINDIRSHVNF, from the exons atgGCGGCCGAGTGTGGCCCGGCGGAGCAGTGGCGTGCGGCCCTCCCGCAGCACGCGGTGCTGAGCCGCCTCCGCGAgcgcgcccccgcccccgccgcgcggccgCCGCTCATCCGCAACCTGCTCTTCGGCCTCGACGGCGACCTCTTCCTCTGGGACGGCGAGCGCAGCGCCCTCCACACCATCGCCCTCCGCCGCCTCGGCGGGCCCGACTCGGCGGGGCTCAGCCGCTACCAG acCCTTATGTGCATAAACCCGCCCCTCTTTGAGGTTTATCAGACGCTCTTGAGCCCCACGCAGCATCATGTGGCGCTCATCGGTACGAAGGGGCTCATGGTGCTGCAGCTGCCGAAACGCTGGGGGAAGAATTCAGAGTTTGAAGGTGGGAAATCCACGGTGAACTGTAG CACTATTCCTATTGCAGAACGGTTTTTCACAAGCTCAACATCTCTGACTTTAAAGCATGCTGCCTGGTATCCCTGTGAGACATTAGAGCCCCATATTGTGCTCTTGACTTCAGATAACACTGTAAG GTTCTACAGCCTGAAGTTGCCTCAGACACCCATCAAAGTGATTGCTCTTTCAGACACCGAGGAGGAGACTCTAACAATCAAAAAAGG GAGAGCCTATACAGCATCGCTGGGAGAGACCGCTGTGGCGTTTGACTTTGGCCCACTAGTGCCTGTCCCAAAGAACATACTTGGACAGCGAGGGAGTGAAGAAGTGTTGGCCTATCCACTCtacattttatatgaaaatggAGAGACGTTCCTCACATATATCAGCCTGCTACAGAG CACTGGAAGCCTCGGCAGGCTGCTCGGCCCTCTGCCCATGCACCCTGCTGCAGAAGATAACTATGGCTACGACGCCTGTGCCATCCTGTGCCTGCCTTGTGTTCCCAACATCCTGGTGATTGCCACTGAGTCGGGAATGCTTTATCACTGTGTGGTACTGGATGGAGAAGAGGATGATGAGCAG TCAGAAAAGTCATGGGACCCGAGATCTGATCTTATTCCTTCCCTGTATGTGTTTGAATGTGTTGAGCTGGAACTTGCACTGAAACTGGCATCAGGGGATGAAGAAGAGCCTTTGGAGTCCGATTTCTCTTGCCCAATCAAACTGCATCGAG ACCCGAAATGTCCCTCTCGATACCACTGCACACACGAAGCCGGTGTCCATAGTGTGGGGTTGACGTGGATCAATAAACTTCACAAATTCCTTGGTTCAG ATGAagaagacaaagacagtttacaAGAGTTGGGAGCAGAACAGAAGTGCTTTGTTGAACATATTCTCTGTACAAAACCATTGCCATGCAG gCAACCTGCTCCAATTAGAGGATTTTGGATTGTTTCTGACATCCTGGGGCCCACAATGATCTGCATCACAAACACCTATGAGTGCATTACAAGGCCTCTTTT AAGTACAGTTCATCCTGCATCCCCTCCACTGCTGTGTACCAGGGAAGACAAAGATGTTGCTGTTTCCCCTCTCCGTATCCTGGCTGAGTCACAGCATTCATTTGAGAAACATATCCGAAGCATTCTGCAGCGCAGTTCTGCCAATCCCTTGCTTCTGAA GTCTGCTGATAAAGATGCTGCTCCTCCCCCTGAAGAATGCCTTCAGCTTCTTAGCAGAGCCACACAAGTGTTCAGAGAGGAATATATACTGAAACAAGATCTGGCAAAGGAGGAAATTCAGCAAAG agtgaagctgctctggggacagaaaaagaaacaactggaAGATCTTTCTTACTGTCGAGAGGAAAG GAAAAGTTTGCGGGAAATGGCTGAGCGTTTGGCTGACAAGTATGAGGAAGCCAAAGAGAAGCAAGAAGATATTATGAACAG GATGAAGAAAGTACTTCGGAGTTTCCACTCTCAGCTTCCTGTTCTATCAGACAGTGAGAAAGATATGAAGAAAGAATTGCAGACAATACATgaccagctgcagcacctgAGCAATGCTATCAGACAG gttaaaatgaaaaaggaataccagcagaaaaagatggaaaagggTACCAGCCCCCAAAAACCCAGCATCACCCTCAGTGCCTACCAGAGCAAGTGCATCCAAACTGTCCTGAAAGAAGA ggGAGAACACATAAGGGAAATGGTAAAACAGATCAATGACATCCGAAGCCACGTGAACTTCTAA
- the C1QBP gene encoding complement component 1 Q subcomponent-binding protein, mitochondrial, whose translation MLLARALRAAALRPPLRHPPRRLLSSSSSSPRALLPPPGAAPPLARSLWQLGGGGWRTALLRPRRGSAGGVSCGCGGLHTEGDKAFAQFLSDEIKEEKKIQKHKSLPKVSGGWELEVHGTEAKLVRKVAGEKITVTFNINNSIPPSVEDETQEEQKPDEQEPDLTSTPNFVVEVIKDDTKQTLVLDCHYPEDEVGHEGEEESDIFTIREVSFQPTGESDWKDTNYTLNTDSLDWALYDHLMDFLADRGVDNTFADELIELSTALEHQEYIKFLEDLKSFVKCQ comes from the exons ATGCTGCTCGCCCGGGCCCTGCGCGCTGCCGCCCTGCGCCCGCCGCTGCGCCacccgccccgccgcctcctctcctcctcctcctcctcgccccgCGCCCTCCTGCCGCCGCCCGGCGCCGCGCCGCCCCTGGCGCGCTCCCTCTGGCAGCTGGGCGGCGGCGGGTGGCGGACGGCGCTGCTCCGCCCGCGGCGGGGCTCGGCCGGCGGCGTCTCCTGCGGCTGCGGCGGCCTCCACACCGAAG GTGACAAAGCCTTCGCGCAGTTCCTGAGCGATGAGATCAAAGAGGAGAAGAAGATCCAGAAACACAAATCGCTGCCCAAGGTCTCCGGCGGGTGGGAGCTGGAGGTCCACGGCACGGAGGCCAAGCTGGTGCGGAAGGTCGCCGGTGAGAA GATAACGGTTACATTCAACATCAATAACAGCATTCCACCCTCAGTTGAAGACGAAACACAAGAAGAGCAGAAACCTGATGAGCAGGAG CCTGATCTTACATCAACTCCAAACTTTGTTGTGGAAGTAATAAAAGATGACACAAAACAGACCCTTGTTCTTGACTGCCATTATCCCGAAGACGAG GTTGGAcatgagggagaggaagaaagtgaCATTTTCACGATTCGAGAGGTCAGTTTTCAGCCCACTGGAGAATCGGATTGGAAGGACACCAACTACACCCTCAACACGGATTCCCTTGACTGG GCTCTGTATGATCACTTAATGGATTTCCTGGCTGATCGAGGAGTGGACAACACGTTTGCCGATGAGTTAATAGAGCTCAGCACCGCACTGGAGCACCAGGAGTACATTAAATTCCTTGAAGACCTTAAAAGCTTTGTCAAATGTCAGTAG
- the DHX33 gene encoding ATP-dependent RNA helicase DHX33 isoform X1: MTPWRRAGRQPLPRRHRGLRRSGGAMGRGSGAPPAKRLKTALASRRPRTALPPFPAQRRNTPPADSQRRGLPIFQVRGQLLSQLRGLDSAILIGETGSGKTTQIPQYLYEAGIGRQGIIAVTQPRRVAAISLATRVSDEKKTELGKLVGYTVRFDNLTSDETRIKFLTDGMLLREAIGDPMLRKYSVVILDEAHERTIHTDVLFGVVKAAQKKRKELGKLPLKVIVMSATMDVDQFSQYFNGAPVLYLEGRQHPIQIFYTKQPQSDYLQAALVTVFQIHQEAPSSQDILVFLTGQEEIEAMTKTCRDIAKHLPDGSQKMVVMPLYASLPYSQQLRVFQAAPKHCRKVILSTNIAETSITIAGIKYVVDTGMVKAKKYSPEIGLEVLAVQRVSKAQAWQRTGRAGREDSGICYRLYTEDEFEKFDKMTIPEIQRCNLASVMLQLLALRIPNVLTFDFMSKPSPDAIQAAIEQLDLLGAVERKEDQLVLTPLGRKMAAFPLDPKLSKTILLSPKFHCTEEILTIVSLLSVDSVLYSPPARRDEVQSVRKKFISSEGDHLTLLSVYRAFKNVSGSKEWCKENFVNSRNMMLVSDVRAQLRDICVKLSIPIESSRSDTGNIRRCLAHSFFMNAAELQPDGTYSTVDSHQLVAIHPSSVLFHCKPACVVYNGLLHTNKCYMRDLCVVDADWLYDAAPDYFRRKLRTAKN, encoded by the exons ATGACGCCATGGCGGCGCGCGGGTCGGCAACCGTTGCCCCGGCGACACAGGGGCCTGAGACGCAGCGGCGGAGCGATGGGGCGCGGCAGCGGGGCGCCCCCGGCCAAGCGGCTGAAGACGGCGTTAGCCTCCCGCCGTCCCCGCACAGCGCTGCCCCCCTTCCCCGCACAGCGCCGCAACACGCCGCCCGCCGACTCGCAGCGCCGCGGCCTGCCCATCTTCCAGGTGCGGGGGCAGTTGCTGAGCCAGCTCCGCGGCCTGGACAGCGCTATCCTCATCG GAGAAACTGGCTCAGGGAAGACGACTCAGATCCCGCAGTACCTCTACGAAGCAGGAATTGGCCGCCAAGGCATCATTGCTGTGACCCAGCCTCGCAGAGTAGCAGCTATATCTTTAGCTACCAGAGTCTCAGATGAGAAGAAGACAGAGCTAGGGAAACTG GTTGGCTATACTGTACGCTTCGACAATCTTACATCTGATGAGACTAGAATCAAGTTTTTAACAGATGGAATGCTGCTTCGCGAAGCTATTGGGGATCCAATGCTGCGGAAGTACAGTGTTGTCATCCTGGATGAGGCCCATGAGAGGACGATCCATACTGATGTACTCTTTGGAGTGGTGAAAGCTGCACAAAAGAAACGAAAGGAACTGGGCAAACTGCCACTGAAA GTGATCGTCATGTCAGCAACAATGGATGTTGACCAGTTCTCCCAGTACTTCAATGGAGCTCCTGTGCTCTATTTAGAAGGCAGGCAGCATCCCATTCAGATCTTTTACACCAAACAGCCTCAGAGTGATTACCTCCAAGCAGCACTGGTGACAGTCTTCCAAATCCACCAG GAAGCACCCTCTTCTCAGGACATCTTGGTGTTTCTGACTGGTCAGGAAGAAATTGAAGCAATGACCAAAACTTGTCGGGACATTGCCAAGCATCTCCCTGATGGCAGCCAAAAGATGGTGGTGATGCCGCTTTATGCTTCTCTGCCCTATTCTCAACAACTCCGCGTTTTTCAGGCTGCCCCCAAG CATTGTCGCAAAGTGATCCTCTCCACCAACATCGCAGAAACCTCTATCACCATTGCGGGAATAAAATACGTTGTGGACACAGGCATGGTCAAAGCAAAGAAGTACAGCCCTG AAATTGGTCTGGAAGTGTTGGCAGTCCAGCGGGTGTCAAAGGCCCAGGCTTGGCAACGAACAGGGAGAGCAGGGCGAGAGGACAGTGGGATCTGTTACCGGCTCTACACAGAGGATGAGTTTGAGAAGTTTGACAAAATGACAATACCCGAGATACAGAG GTGTAACCTGGCCAGCGTGATGCTTCAGCTCCTGGCCCTGAGAATTCCCAATGTGCTCACCTTTGACTTCATGTCCAAGCCATCTCCTG ATGCTATTCAAGCAGCGATTGAGCAACTGGACCTCCTGGGAGCTGTGGAACGAAAGGAAGATCAGCTTGTCCTAACCCCTCTGGGAAGGAAGATGGCAGCCTTTCCACTGGACCCAAAGTTGTCTAAA ACCATCCTCCTGTCCCCCAAGTTCCACTGCACAGAAGAGATCCTGACCATTGTGTCGCTGTTATCAGTGGACAGTGTCCTCTACAGTCCCCCTGCCCGGCGAGATGAAGTGCAATCCGTCAGGAAGAAATTCATCTCCAGTGAGGGGGATCATCTTACCCTGCTCAGTGTGTACAGGGCCTTCAAAAATGTCAGCGGCAGCAAG GAATGGTGCAAGGAGAACTTTGTCAACAGCAGGAACATGATGCTTGTGTCAGATGTCAGAGCTCAGCTTAGGGACATTTGTGTGAAG CTATCGATCCCAATCGAGTCCTCCCGCTCGGACACTGGAAACATCCGCCGCTGCCTGGCTCACAGCTTCTTCATGAACGCTGCGGAGCTGCAGCCGGACGGCACCTACAGCACCGTGGACTCTCACCAGTTGGTGGCCATCCACCCCTCCTCCGTGCTCTTCCACTGCAAGCCCGCCTGTGTGGTTTACAACGGGCTGCTTCACACCAACAAGTGCTACATGCGGGACCTGTGCGTGGTGGATGCAGACTGGCTGTACGATGCAGCACCTGACTATTTCCGCAGGAAACTCCGAACGGCCAAGAATTGA
- the RPAIN gene encoding LOW QUALITY PROTEIN: RPA-interacting protein (The sequence of the model RefSeq protein was modified relative to this genomic sequence to represent the inferred CDS: deleted 2 bases in 2 codons; substituted 1 base at 1 genomic stop codon) translates to MLEDPDELAVLEEIQQELILQEQLVIEEYERSLQFDEECLNAMLDGLDASDKIICPVCRKNNLTVRNHFVFCQCGLYISTQSMTEGKLRSLLENTLTEHSHRCFHNPEFTVTSGMEEEASLLMSCAVSLTSGKALRXDPLLSYLGRNHKSIDPRGLVAVLPTDFLGNGFTFDHQ, encoded by the exons ATGCTGGAGGACCCTGATGAGCTAGCAGTACTGGAAGAGATCCAACAAGAACTGATCTTGCAAG AACAGTTGGTTATAGAAGAGTACGAGCGAAGCCTGCAGTTTGATGAAGAATGTCTCAACGCGATGCTTGATGGCTTGGATGCCAGCGACAAGATCATCTGCCCAGTGTGTAGAAA GAATAACCTCACTGTGAGGAATCACTTTGTTTTCTGCCAGTGTGGATTATACATCAGCACGCAG AGTATGACAGAAGGGAAGCTTCGGTCGCTTCTAGAAAACACTCTAACAGAGCACAGTCACAGGTGCTTTCACAACCCGGAGTTCACAGTGACCAGTGGAATGGAGGAGGAAGCCAGTCTTCTCATGAGCTGCGCGGTGAGTCTA ACGTCAGGAAAGGCTCTCCGCTAGGATCCACTTCTCAGTTACCTGGGTAGAAACCACAAGTCCATTGATCCCAGGGGTTTG GTTGCCGTTTTGCCCACAGACTTCCTTGGAAATGGTTTTACTTTTGACCACCAGTAA